A stretch of DNA from Micromonospora peucetia:
GCCAGGGCCGGGGCGGTGCCCGTCGGGGTGCCCAGCAACAGGGCCCGCAGCGTCTCGATGACGGGCGTCACCGGCTGATGGTCGGCGAAGCCGTGCAACCAGCTCGGCATCGTCTCCACCGGCACGAACGCGCTGCTCGGGTAGGGCAGGAACATCGCCAGGAAGGTGAAACCGTTGGCGGCCTCCGGGGTGCGGACCAGCAGGCCGAACGCCGCCGACAGCCAGGACACGGCGAGCAGGAAGAGCAGCAGCACCCCGAAGGCGGCCAGCCAGCGCAGCGGGGCCACGGCCGGGCGGAAGCCGATGGCGACGGCGACGGCCAGCACCAGCACGGTGGAGACGGTGTTGCGGGCGACGCTGGCGGCGACGTGCCCGCTGAGGATGGCGGTGGCGCTGACGTCCATCGTGCGGAACCGCTCGATCACCCCGTTGGTCAGGTCGGTGGTCACGCTGACGGCGGTGGTCGCCGCGCCGAAGCTGGCGCAGAGCAGCAGGACGCCGGGCACGACGTAGGTGACGTACCGGGTGCCGGTGTCGATCGCGCCGCCGAACAGATAGACGAAGAGCAGCATCAGCAGCACCGGCAGCAGCAGCGACGTGAGCAGCGCGTCGACGTTGCGCCGGGACAGCCGCAGGCAGCGCGCCACCATGACGAGGGTCTCGCCGGCGCGGGTCGGTCGCAGGGTCAGCTCAGACATTGGCCACCTCCCGGCGGGCGGTCACCGGGTCGCCGGTGAGGGTGAGGAAGACGTCGTCCAGGGTCGCCTCGCGGACGGTGAACCGGGCGATTCCCCGCCGGTCGGGGTCGACCTCGTCGAGCAGACGGCGGACCTCGGGCGCGGCGCCGTCGGTGGCCACCGCGAGCTCCAGCCGGGTCTCGTCGCGGTGCGTGACCCGGTCGCCGAGGCGGTGCGCTGTCGCGGCGAAGCTCTGCGCGTCGTGCAACGTCAACTCCAGCCGGTGGGCGCCGAAGCGGCGCTTGAGCTCGCTCGCGCTCCCCTCGGCGGCCAACCGGCCCCCGTGCAGTACGGCGATCCGGTCGGCGAGCCGGTCGGCCTCCTCCAGGTACTGCGTGGTGAGCAGCACCGTCACCCCGGCGCCGGCCAACTCGGCGACCACCTCCCACAGGCCCTGCCGGCTGCGCGGGTCGAGGCCGGTGGTCGGCTCGTCGAGGAAGATCACGGACGGCTCGCCGACCAGGCTGGCCGCGAGGTCGAGCCGGCGGCGCATCCCGCCGGAGTAGGTCACGACCTGCCGTCCGCCGGCGGTGACCAGGTCGAAGCGCTCCAGGAGGTCGGCGGCGCGCCGTCGGGCGGCGGCCGGGGCCAGCCCGGCCAGCCGGGCCATCATGTGCAGGTTCTCCGTGCCGGTCTGCTGGTCGTCGAGCGCCGCGTGCTGGCCGGCGAGGCTGATCGTCCGCCGCACCCGGCGTCGGTCGCGGACCACGTCGTGGCCGTCCACCCGGGCCGCGCCCCCGTCGGGTGCCGTGAGCGTGGCCAGGATCCGCACGGTCGTGGTCTTGCCCGCGCCGTTGGGGCCGAGCAGGGCGTACACGCTGCCCCGGGCGACCCGCATGGTCAGGCCGTCGAGCACCGGCACCCCGCCGTAGGACTTGCGTAGGTCGACGGTCTCCACCGCCCCGGTTGTTGTCGCCATCACCGATCACCCTCCGTGTTCTGCGTATGGCATACGCTGTACTGCGTGCACCATACGCAGAAGCTAGGATGGCGGTCAACACCACGTGCATCGGGAGGTGAGGATGAGCGACGCCGACGTCGAACTGCCGGAGAGCATCGAGCTCGCCTGGGGCCTGCGGGAACGGCCCGGCAAGGGACCCCGGCGCAGCCTCACCATGGAGCAGGTGGTGGCCGCCGGCATCCGGGTGGCCGAGGCCGACGGGCTGCCGGCGGTGTCGATGAGCCGGGTGGCCGGCGAGCTGGGCGTGGGCACCATGTCGCTCTACCGCTACGTCTCCGCCAAGAGCGACCTGCTCGAACTGATGGCCGACGCCGCGTACGGCGATCCGCCCGCGCCACGCGGCCCGGGAGAGGAATGGCGGCCGGCGCTCGCCCGCTGGGCGCGGGCCAACGTGACGGCGGTCCACCGCCACCCGTGGACCCGGCAGGTCCCGGTCGGCGGCCCGCCGATGGGCCCCAACGGGGTCCGCTGGATGGAGGCGGGACTGGCCGCCCTGCGCGGCACCGGCCTGCGCGGCACCGAGCGGCTCTCGACCATCATGCTGGTCAGCGGGTACGCCCGGAACTGGGCCACGCTCACCGCCGACATGACCGAGGCGGCGGCGCGCGAACAGCTCAGCCCGGACGCCGTCGGCGTGCGGTACTGGCAGCAGCTCGCCCGGCTGACCCGGAACGGCCCCTACCCCGCGATCCGGGAGCTGTACGCGGAGGAGGTCGATGGCGGGGAAGAAGAGGACTTCGAGGCGGAGTGGCGGTTCGGCCTCGACCGGATCCTCGACGGCGTCGAGGTGCTGATCCGCAGCCGCACGGCGGCGGACTGAGCCACCGGGTTCCCCGCGCCGTCGTCGGCGGTGGCCGGAAACGCGCTGGGCGGGTGACCGGCCACCATGGACAATGGCCACCGGAACGACCGGGGGCGGAGGCACGGATGCTGCTGCGGACCACCATCGACACCGAGCAGGTGCCGGCGGCCGAACGCTTCGGGATGTGGCTCGACCTGGTGGCGCGTACGGCGTCGCCGCTGCGGATCCGCACGGAGCACGCACACGACTTCGCCGCCCGGGCGGAGATCATCGAGCTCGGCCCGATCCAGGTGGTCAACTACCGGTACCCGTCGTTGGAGGGCGTCCGGACGCCGAGGCTGGGGCGCGAGTCGGCCCCGGAGATCTACACGCTGGCGCTCACCGTCAACGGTGACGGCGCGGCCAGTCAGGCTGGTCGGAGCAGTGTGCTGGGGCCGGAGGAGTTCATCTTCTACGACGGGTCGCGACCGCACGGGGTCCGGCACCTCGGCGACGACGACGGCCGCGAACCGGCCCGGTCCGTCGTGGCGATCATCCCGCACGCCGCGCTGCCGCTGCCGCCGGACCGGCTCGCCCCCCTGCTCGGCGGCCGGATGTCGGGCACCGAGGGGATCGGCGCGCTGCTGGCCCAGTTCCTCCTCCAGGTCGCCCGCCATCCCGAGCAGTACCATGCCGCCGACGCCGCCCGGCTCGGCACCGTCGGGCTCGACCTGGCGTCCACCATGCTCGGCCGGCACCTGACGGTCGAGGACACGGTGCCGACCGAGGTCCGCCGGCGCGCGCTCGTCACCCAGGTGCGGGCGTACCTCCAGCGCCACCTCGGGGACGCGACGCTCAGCCCGCAGGTGGTGGCGGACGCGCACCACGTCTCGCTGCGTACCCTGCACCGGCTCTTCGAGGCCGAGGAGTCGA
This window harbors:
- a CDS encoding ATP-binding cassette domain-containing protein, with protein sequence MATTTGAVETVDLRKSYGGVPVLDGLTMRVARGSVYALLGPNGAGKTTTVRILATLTAPDGGAARVDGHDVVRDRRRVRRTISLAGQHAALDDQQTGTENLHMMARLAGLAPAAARRRAADLLERFDLVTAGGRQVVTYSGGMRRRLDLAASLVGEPSVIFLDEPTTGLDPRSRQGLWEVVAELAGAGVTVLLTTQYLEEADRLADRIAVLHGGRLAAEGSASELKRRFGAHRLELTLHDAQSFAATAHRLGDRVTHRDETRLELAVATDGAAPEVRRLLDEVDPDRRGIARFTVREATLDDVFLTLTGDPVTARREVANV
- a CDS encoding TetR/AcrR family transcriptional regulator — its product is MSDADVELPESIELAWGLRERPGKGPRRSLTMEQVVAAGIRVAEADGLPAVSMSRVAGELGVGTMSLYRYVSAKSDLLELMADAAYGDPPAPRGPGEEWRPALARWARANVTAVHRHPWTRQVPVGGPPMGPNGVRWMEAGLAALRGTGLRGTERLSTIMLVSGYARNWATLTADMTEAAAREQLSPDAVGVRYWQQLARLTRNGPYPAIRELYAEEVDGGEEEDFEAEWRFGLDRILDGVEVLIRSRTAAD
- a CDS encoding helix-turn-helix domain-containing protein, with the protein product MLLRTTIDTEQVPAAERFGMWLDLVARTASPLRIRTEHAHDFAARAEIIELGPIQVVNYRYPSLEGVRTPRLGRESAPEIYTLALTVNGDGAASQAGRSSVLGPEEFIFYDGSRPHGVRHLGDDDGREPARSVVAIIPHAALPLPPDRLAPLLGGRMSGTEGIGALLAQFLLQVARHPEQYHAADAARLGTVGLDLASTMLGRHLTVEDTVPTEVRRRALVTQVRAYLQRHLGDATLSPQVVADAHHVSLRTLHRLFEAEESTVASYIRELRLARCRHDLADPGLRGQSIQTIAARWGFPDKAHFSRAFRKAHGVGPQTWRAAQAEGAARKINPTASTVNPGGAD
- a CDS encoding ABC transporter permease, which codes for MSELTLRPTRAGETLVMVARCLRLSRRNVDALLTSLLLPVLLMLLFVYLFGGAIDTGTRYVTYVVPGVLLLCASFGAATTAVSVTTDLTNGVIERFRTMDVSATAILSGHVAASVARNTVSTVLVLAVAVAIGFRPAVAPLRWLAAFGVLLLFLLAVSWLSAAFGLLVRTPEAANGFTFLAMFLPYPSSAFVPVETMPSWLHGFADHQPVTPVIETLRALLLGTPTGTAPALAVAWCLGILAVSVPLAAVVFRRRVA